One genomic segment of Flagellimonas marinaquae includes these proteins:
- a CDS encoding D-2-hydroxyacid dehydrogenase gives MKVILANDGIAQEGIVLLEKEGFQVKNTRVAEEQLANYINTNKVDALLVRSATRVDKKLIDACPDLKLIGRGGVGMDNIDVKYAESKGIKVFNTPEASSESVAELVFAHLLNGVRFLHDSNRNMPLDGDSQFKQLKKSYSVGVELKGKTLGIVGFGRIGQATAKMALALGMEVLYTDHHADETTLTLSFYNGQTIDFSLQKSELKDVLANSDFVSLHVPSQDTYLIGKKELGLMKPGAGIINTSRGGVLDEVALVEALENNHLAFAGLDVFESEPTPEIKILMNPKISLSPHIGGSTLEAQQRIGKELAQNVIDLLK, from the coding sequence ATGAAGGTCATATTGGCGAATGACGGAATTGCCCAGGAAGGAATTGTTCTACTGGAAAAGGAAGGATTCCAAGTCAAAAATACCAGGGTTGCCGAAGAACAGTTGGCAAACTATATCAACACAAATAAAGTCGATGCCCTTTTGGTACGCAGTGCTACCAGAGTGGATAAAAAACTTATCGATGCGTGCCCCGATCTAAAGTTGATCGGTCGTGGAGGCGTAGGCATGGACAATATTGATGTAAAATATGCCGAATCAAAAGGAATTAAGGTATTCAATACACCAGAAGCGTCCTCCGAATCCGTTGCAGAGTTGGTTTTTGCCCACTTGTTGAACGGTGTCCGGTTTTTGCACGATTCCAATCGTAACATGCCATTGGATGGCGATAGCCAGTTCAAACAACTTAAAAAAAGTTATTCTGTGGGTGTCGAGCTCAAAGGCAAAACCTTGGGTATCGTTGGTTTTGGAAGAATTGGACAAGCTACTGCAAAAATGGCACTTGCTTTGGGCATGGAGGTCTTGTACACCGACCATCATGCAGACGAAACAACCTTGACCCTTTCTTTTTACAACGGACAGACTATAGACTTTTCCCTTCAAAAAAGTGAATTGAAAGATGTTCTGGCCAATTCAGACTTTGTGAGTCTACACGTACCTTCACAGGACACCTACCTGATTGGGAAAAAAGAATTGGGCCTAATGAAACCCGGAGCGGGAATAATCAATACCTCACGAGGTGGTGTACTGGACGAAGTAGCATTGGTCGAGGCCTTGGAAAACAATCACCTGGCATTCGCTGGATTGGATGTTTTTGAATCCGAGCCCACTCCAGAAATCAAGATACTTATGAATCCGAAGATATCCCTTAGTCCCCATATTGGCGGTTCTACATTGGAGGCGCAACAGCGAATAGGCAAAGAACTGGCACAAAACGTAATTGACCTGCTTAAATAA
- the serC gene encoding 3-phosphoserine/phosphohydroxythreonine transaminase, whose protein sequence is MKKHNFSAGPCILPAEVMQKASEAVLELDGIGLSLIEISHRSKEFVEIMEKARSLALELLGLQGKGYHALFLQGGASMQFLMTAFNLLDAKAGYVNTGTWSQKAIKEARMFGDIVEVASSQKDNFRYIPKGFEIPTDLDFLHLTSNNTIYGTQFKEFPKTAVPLVCDMSSDIFSRQMDFFQFDLIYAGAQKNMGPAGTTLVVVKEDILGKVSRKIPSMMDYSVHIAKDSMFNTPPVFAVYVSMLTMQWLKDLGGIAAIEEINERKANLIYSEIELNPVFSGIAAKEDRSSMNATFNITDDELKDVFDEMCKEAGISGINGHRSVGGYRASMYNALPMESVGVLVDIMSELEKKG, encoded by the coding sequence ATGAAAAAGCATAATTTTAGCGCCGGTCCCTGCATTCTGCCCGCAGAGGTAATGCAGAAGGCTTCCGAAGCTGTTCTGGAATTGGATGGCATTGGACTTTCACTGATTGAAATATCCCATCGCAGCAAAGAATTTGTTGAAATAATGGAAAAAGCCCGTTCCCTGGCCCTAGAGCTTTTGGGACTCCAGGGCAAAGGATACCATGCCTTGTTCTTACAAGGTGGGGCCAGTATGCAATTTTTAATGACCGCCTTTAACCTTTTGGATGCAAAAGCCGGGTATGTGAACACGGGAACATGGAGTCAGAAGGCGATCAAGGAAGCCCGAATGTTCGGAGATATTGTAGAAGTGGCTTCGTCTCAAAAAGATAATTTTAGGTACATACCAAAGGGATTCGAGATCCCAACTGATCTGGATTTCCTTCATTTAACCTCCAACAATACCATCTATGGAACGCAGTTTAAGGAGTTTCCAAAAACAGCTGTTCCATTAGTCTGCGATATGAGTTCAGATATATTTTCCAGACAAATGGACTTTTTCCAGTTCGATTTGATCTATGCCGGAGCGCAAAAGAATATGGGACCTGCCGGAACAACCCTGGTGGTGGTAAAAGAAGATATCTTGGGCAAAGTATCGCGCAAAATTCCCTCTATGATGGATTACTCGGTACATATTGCCAAGGACAGCATGTTCAACACGCCCCCTGTTTTTGCGGTGTATGTATCCATGCTTACCATGCAGTGGTTAAAAGATTTGGGAGGTATAGCCGCCATAGAAGAAATTAACGAGCGTAAAGCCAACCTTATTTATTCAGAAATAGAACTGAACCCAGTTTTTTCTGGCATTGCCGCCAAAGAGGATCGCTCTAGTATGAACGCTACTTTTAATATTACAGATGATGAGTTAAAGGATGTGTTCGACGAAATGTGCAAAGAAGCTGGAATAAGCGGTATCAATGGACATAGATCGGTTGGCGGTTACAGAGCCTCCATGTACAACGCACTGCCAATGGAAAGTGTCGGCGTATTGGTCGATATAATGAGCGAACTCGAAAAGAAAGGATAA
- a CDS encoding acyl-CoA reductase has translation MAPDTNTIDAFVKLGKYLTEFCQDCSQKSPKTDPGLKEVVARAGHHNGWFTEENILFSLEQWGNILSRPHINDWLSQYSFKSGENTKKVGVVMAGNIPLVGFHDFLCVLLSGNSVLIKQSSNDKVLLPFLSDYLMEQEPSLADKIEFVDEKLENFDAVIATGSNNTSRYFEYYFGKKPNIIRKNRNSVAVLAGDETEEELGALGEDIFRYYGLGCRNVSKIFVPKGYNFDRLFQALYTYKDIIHQHKYANNYDYNKAVYLMSEFKILDNGFLILKEDQSLSSPISALFYSFYDDEASLELDLRRMEKQIQCVVSKKEGDINFGQTQKPSLSDYADGIDTMKFLLGL, from the coding sequence ACTAAAAGAGGTCGTTGCAAGAGCAGGTCATCATAACGGATGGTTTACGGAGGAAAACATTTTATTTTCCCTGGAACAATGGGGAAATATCCTGTCCAGGCCGCATATAAACGATTGGTTGTCCCAATACTCCTTTAAAAGTGGAGAAAACACTAAAAAAGTGGGGGTAGTAATGGCGGGCAATATACCATTGGTAGGTTTTCACGATTTTTTATGTGTATTGCTTTCCGGTAATTCTGTATTGATTAAGCAGTCCTCCAATGACAAAGTGCTTCTCCCATTTCTCTCCGATTACTTAATGGAACAAGAGCCCTCGCTCGCAGATAAAATCGAATTTGTAGACGAAAAACTAGAAAATTTCGATGCAGTGATCGCCACTGGGAGCAATAATACAAGTCGTTATTTTGAATATTATTTTGGAAAGAAGCCGAATATCATCAGAAAAAATAGAAATTCGGTGGCAGTGCTCGCCGGAGATGAAACCGAAGAAGAACTAGGGGCACTTGGCGAGGATATTTTTAGATATTATGGGCTGGGTTGCCGCAACGTATCCAAAATATTTGTACCCAAGGGATACAATTTTGACAGGCTGTTCCAAGCACTCTACACTTATAAAGATATTATCCACCAACATAAATATGCCAATAACTACGATTACAACAAAGCTGTTTATTTGATGAGTGAGTTCAAGATTTTGGATAACGGTTTTTTGATCTTAAAAGAGGATCAAAGTCTTTCCTCTCCCATTTCCGCATTGTTCTATTCATTTTATGATGATGAAGCCAGCTTGGAATTGGATTTACGGAGGATGGAAAAGCAAATTCAATGTGTGGTCTCCAAAAAGGAAGGAGACATAAATTTTGGACAAACCCAAAAACCAAGCTTGAGCGACTACGCCGACGGAATTGATACCATGAAATTTTTATTGGGACTTTAA